The genomic window AGTATTTGAGACTTGGTTCATAAATTCCGTATCATGGGAAATTAACATGAAAGCATATGGATACTCTTTCAAGTAATTCGTCAGCCAGCGAATATGTTCAACGTCCAAATAGTTGGTCGGCTCATCAAGCAATAGGACTTGTGGCTGTTCTAAAAGGAGCTTAGCCAATAACACTTTCGTACGCTGCCCGCCACTGAGAGCGGAAACATCCCGATCCAGTCCGATGGCATCTAGTCCAAGCCCGCGTGCTGCTTCTTCAATTTTAATATCAAGGGAATAAAATCCGCCTGCATCCAGGCGATCCTGGATTTCTCCCATTTCCTCTAATAACACTTCCAGTTCTTCAGGTGTTGCCTCAGCCATTTTTGAAGTCACTTCATTAAGTGCCTTTTCTTGTTCAAAAAGCGGAAGAAAAGCATCTTTTAGGACATCCCGCATTGTTCTTCCCGGTGTCAAAACCGTATGCTGATCAAGGTACCCATAATGAACATTAGGTGTCCATTCCACACGACCTGCATCATGAATCAATTGCTTAGTAATAATATTCATCAAGGTCGATTTCCCAACCCCATTCGCACCAACTAAACCTACATGATCCTCGGCAAGTAAACGAAAGGAGACATCTTTAAATAATGTTCGGTCACCAAAAGTATGACTTAATTTTTCAACATTTAATAAACTCATTATTAATCACCACTTCATCGAAAGTAATCCATTTTTACATAATACAAGATTTTTTCTTATAAAACTAGCATTTTTGCTGCTAGAAAGGTGGAAAATGATTGGCTATAAAGGAAAAAAGAAGCTTGCTTAGTAAAATAACTAAGAACTTTAAATAAACCACTTATTCAAAAAAGAGCAGGACTTTTTTAATATGAATAATTACAAAATAACAAACCACATTATAAGTATAGGAATGAAAGGGGATGAATGATCATAAAAAAGGAGAATAATGAACCAGTTCCGAATGTCTCAGGAAGCTTTCAGGTTGTCACTGAAGAGCAGAAGACTTCATTAAAAGAAGCAAAAGAAAATGGTAATTTAGACGAGGAAAGTTTGTATTATGCGAGAGTTTTTATGGAGGATTAATCATAAGAGGCATGCCAAAAGCACACCAAATCAAGATAATATTCGGTGTGCTTTTCTATTATTATTTATATTTACAAAATCCTTTTGTCTAAATTTATCTTTCTTCCTTTGCTTCAACTTCGATTTCACTCATCGGGATGCCAATAGCTTTTGCGACACCTTCACCATAAGCAGGGTCCGCTTGATAGCAATGTTTGATATGGCGAATTTGAATATGTCTTTCAACACCATTCATATTACGAGCCGTATTTTCAAACAATACTTGTTGTTGTTCTTTGCTCATTATGTTGAAGAGACGGCCAGGCTGTTCAAAGTAGTTGTCATCATCTTCTCTAAAGTCCCACTGACCGGCATCCCCTTGGAGAGCAAGATACGGTTCTTTATACTTAGGTTGTTCTTTCCATTCCCCATAACTATTTGGTTCATAGTGAATGGTGCTTCCTTTGTTACCGTCCACTCTCATTGCTCCATCACGGTGGAAGCTGTGGAAAGGACATTTTGGCTGGTTAACTGGAATTTGATGGTGATTCACACCTAAACGGTACCGCTGCGCATCCCCGTAAGAGAATAATCTGCCTTGTAGCATTCTATCTGGTGAGAAGCTAATACCCGGTACGACATTAGCCGGTGTAAAGGCAGCTTGTTCTACTTCAGCGAAATAGTTTTCCGGATTGCGATTGAGAACCCATTCACCAACCTCAATGAGAGGGTAGTCCTTCTTGTACCATACTTTCGTTAAATCAAATGGGTTATCAGGATGATTTCTTGCTTGTTCCTCTGTCATCACCTGGATATACATTTTCCATTTCGGGAAGTTGCCATTTTCGATATTTTCATAGAGATCTCTCTGATGGCTTTCACGATCTTTTCCAACAAGCACTTCTGCTTCTTCGTCAGTTAAATTTTCAATGCCTTGTTGAGAACGCATGTGGAATTTCACCCATACTCGTTCATTTTCATCATTGATCATACTGAATGTATGGCTTCCGAATCCATGCATCGTACGATACGACTTTGGAATGCCGCGGTCACTCATGACGATGGTAACTTGGTGTAAAGCTTCGGGAAGTGAAGTCCAGAAGTCCCAGTTGTTGTTAGCGCTTCGCATATTCGTGCGAGGGTCACGCTTAACGGCATGGTTCAAATCAGGGAATTGCATCGGGTCTCTGAAGAAGAACACAGGTGTATTATTTCCAACAAGATCCCAGTTTCCTTCTTCCGTATAAAATCTCATAGAGAATCCACGAATATCCCGTTCAGCATCTGCCGCACCACGCTCACCAGCAACGGTAGAAAAACGTACAAACATATCTGTTTGTTTACCAATCTCAGAAAAAATTTTTGCCTTTGTATATTTTGTAATATCATGCGTGACTGTAAACGTACCAAAGGCACCGGATCCCTTCGCATGCATTCGTCTCTCAGGAATTACTTCTCTGTCAAAATGAGCTAGCTTTTCTAATAACCATACATCCTGCAATAGAATCGGGCCTCTTGGACCTGCCGTCATTGAGTTCTGATTATCAACAACAGGGGCGCCTGCTGCAGTAGTCAATTTCTTTTGATTATCATTCTTAGTCATGAAAAATTACCTCCTAGCATTTTTTTGATTATAAATATTTAAATAAGTTACTCACATATTTAATGATAACACTTCTCAAAGAAAAATCAATCTTAGTTTATAATTAATATAAATTAATAAGTGTTTTAAAGATAATTAACATAATTACAGTAAATAGTGGTTCTCAATAGAGAGCTTCTGAAGCGGCTTTTAATTAAGACAGCAAATATTAATAGAAACAGGCACTTACTAGTGGCATTAATATATCTATATTTTCAAACTTGGACAAAAGAACTTCTTTTTTAATGGAAAGACTTAAAAAACATTGTGTTTTCAAGTTCGAGGAATGCTTCAAATTCACACCTTTAATTTGCAGTACTGTTAAGGATCAGAGGTATATTCATCAAATGTAAGTTGGAACACTTTTAGAAAATTGGACAAACTATTTTGAAGAGGGGCTGCAATAATTATAAATTTAGAAGTAAAAACTGTCCTTTAGATATGTACAAAAAAATATATTGTGATAAAGTAGTACATAATAATCCTTTATATATCTAGCTTTATTGTGAAAACGACTGTCTTTCTGGAGGAGACATTTGTTTCTAGGAAAGCTACAAATGGGAACTGAATATCGTATGGGGGGCTATAATTATGTCAAGCAATACATTAGATGTTTTTTTAAAGGAAAACCTTGAAGATTTAAGAGGAAAGGGTCTATATAATATTATCGATCCTTTAGAAAGTCCAAACGGACCCATTATTAAGATTAATGGCAGAGAGCTGATTAATCTATCTTCAAATAACTATTTAGGGTTAGCTACTGATGAACGATTAAAGGAAGCTGCAACTGAAGCGATTAATAAATACGGGGTTGGAGCGGGAGCCGTTCGAACGATTAATGGAACATTAGAACTGCATGTAAAGCTTGAAGAAAAACTTGCAGAATTTAAACATACAGAGGCTGCTATTGCCTATCAATCTGGCTTCAATTGCAATATGGCTGCCATCTCAGCTGTCATGGACAAAAATGACGCGATTCTATCCGATGAATTGAATCATGCCTCTATCATTGATGGCTGCCGATTATCGAAGGCAAAGATCATCCGTTTTAATCATTCTGACATGGAAGATTTAAGAGCAAAAGCAAAGGAAGCAAAGGAATCAGGCTTATACAATAAAATCATGGTCATCACCGATGGCGTGTTCTCAATGGATGGTGATATTGCTAAGCTTCCAGAAATTGTGAAAATTGCAGAAGAATTCGACCTGATTACTTATGTTGATGATGCTCATGGATCAGGGGTTTTAGGAGAAGGGGCAGGAACCGTTAAGCATTTCGGTCTTTCTGATAAAATTGATTTTCAAATTGGTACGCTCTCAAAAGCAATTGGTGTTGTTGGCGGATATGTTGCTGGGAAACAAGAGTTAATTGATTGGTTAAAGGTAAGAAGCAGACCATTCTTATTCTCTACCTCATTAACTCCTGCAGATGTGGCTGCCAGTATTATGGCAATTGAAACATTAATGGAAAGTACTGAATTGAATGAGAAGCTTTGGGAGAATGTCAACTATTTGAAAGCTGGTTTAAAAGGCTTAGGCTTTGATATTGGTGATAGTGAAACACCAATCACGCCTTGTATTATTGGCGATGAAGTGAGGACACAGGAATTCAGTAAGAAATTAAACGAAGCTGGCGTTTATGCGAAATCAATCGTTTTCCCGACTGTTCCACAAGGCACCGGAAGGGTTAGAAATATGCCAACAGCCGCACATACGAAGGAAATGCTTGATCAAGCGATTGCTATTTATGAAAAGGTAGGGAAAGAGATGGGGGTTATTTAAGTAACTAGCCCCACACACTTCAAAATTTTTTAAAGCAGAATGCTATAGAGACATACGAGAATTTTTCAGAGGGAAGGTTTGGAGATCATATGAAAAAGGTTTTTATTACAGGAGCATTAGGTCAAATTGGCTCAGAGTTAACGTTGAAACTAAGAGATATATACGGGGCAGATAATGTAATTGCCACTGATATTAGAAAGAATGATTCAGAGGCTGCTCTTTCTGGTCCTTTTGAAGTTGTGGATGTAACAGACACGAAAACGATGATTGAAACTGCTAAGAAGTATCAAGTAGATACTATAATTCATATGGCTGCTTTACTTTCCGCAACAGCTGAAAAAAACCCAGTATTTGCTTGGAATTTAAATATGGGCGGACTAGTGAATGCCTTAGAAGCTGCCCGTGAGTTAAACTGCAAATTTTTCACACCAAGCTCAATTGGTGCCTTTGGTCCATCAACACCAAAGGATAACACCCCGCAGGATACAATACAGCGCCCTACGACTATGTATGGGGTTAATAAAGTGGCAGGGGAATTACTAGCAGATTATTACTATTATAAATTTGGCGTTGATACGAGAGGCTTGAGATTTCCAGGGTTAATCTCGCATGTGACCCCTCCTGGAGGCGGTACAACCGATTATGCTGTAGAAATTTACTATGAAGCGATCAAAAATAAACATTATACTTCTTATATTGCCGAAGGAACTTATATGGATATGATGTATATGCCTGACGCATTGAATGCAATTGTAGACCTAATGGAGGCAGACCCTTCAAAATTAAATCATCGTAATTCATTTAATGTAACAGCAATGAGTTTTGAACCTGAACAAATTGCTGCCGAAATTAGAAAATCTATTCCAGAGTTTACGATGGATTACCAGGTAGACCCTATTCGTCAAACGATTGCTGACAGCTGGCCAAACTCGCTTGATGCCACAGCTGCAAGAGAAGAGTGGGGCTTTAAAGCAGAATATGACTTAGCTAAAATGACGAAGGATATGTTAGAGAAGCTTCGAAAATAAGTAAAAATGCAAACCAAAAGGCAGCATTATTTGCTGCCTTTTTCTAGTATGCGTGAAACTAAACGCCACCAAGGGGAAGACTCTTATAAAGAGTTAAACTCTCAGGTAAAAGGACAGAGAAGGGGGAGAGAGCACATCAATACCCATTGCTGTCCTTTTTTGCGTTCAAAAAATGAAAGCAAAGCGTATTGTTTAGCAATTACAAACAATAATAATGTAAAAATGACTATCAAATTGTATGTTAATTTGATAGTCATTTTTTTATAGTATGATCCTGCTTTACCTCAAATTATATAAAAACGTAAATTAAATCGTAATTTGAAATGCTTCTTTTAAAAACTGCTTTTTTTCTTCTTCAGTTAAATCCCACTTATTTTTCTGCTTGTTTTTGGTTTCAGTAACTGTTAATCCATTTAGTGTTATTCTGCCTGTCTTAGTTGCGATAGTAACGATATCTCCATGTGTAAATGTTGATTCAGGGGATGTTTGATTGTAATGGCATCCTTCAGTGAACTCACCGATTTGTTTCGGTAAGTCAGCAAAGCGGTATAATATTTTCCACTTCTGCTCTTCATATCTTTGGAGATCATAGATCCCTTCAGCCGCATTATTGACCCGATAGGTCCCACTCACATCGGTACGTTCTTCTCCAGTTAATGGTACTGGCTGCCTGACAGAGTCACCGAAGCCAACATCGACAAGGTAGGGTTGATCAAGCAGTACCATGATTGCAGCATGGGTATTTGGCATTGCCCATCCGGTCGGTTTATTGACCGTGCAAGCAATTAAATGAGCCTTAAAACCGAGTTTAGTTAATAATTGCTGAAAAAGACCATTTAGCTCATAGCAAAAACCACCACGATGATGGCCAATTACTTTTTTGTAAATTCGGCAAACATCTAACTCAATTTTCACCTTTCTTGTAACATCGAGATTTTCGAAAGGGATCTTTTCCATGTGATACTTTTGCAATTTTGATAGGTAGTCAAGCGTTGGAGAATTTTTCTCAACTTCTAATCTTTTTAAGTATTTTTGAACTTCCATGAAAATCATCCTTTAAAAATGATTTTAAAGTAAAAGGGAAGCAATTTTATTTGACATAAATTAATTTTTCCTGTTTAGAAACTACCTTGCCAATAATGGATGCATAAGGCATTCCTGACTCATGTAATTTTGTTACATAGGCTGCAGCCTGATTTTCAGGCATAGAAACAAGTAAGCCTCCAGAAGTAATCGCATCACATAATATTAATTGGCTTTCTATCGAGATATTTTCATATTGTACATCTTCAATCAGCCATTTATGGTTTGCCTTCGATCCCCCTGGGACGATTCCTTGTTCAGCAAGCTTATATGTACCATCTAAAAGTGGAACATTGTCGTAGTAAATTTCTAGGCTTGCATCACTTCCACGGGCCATTTCACTTCCGTGTCCAAGTAATCCGAATCCGGTAACATCTGTCACGGCATGGGGTTCAAATGCAGTCAAAATTTCTGCAGCCGCTTTATTTAGCATTGCCATTGTATCGGTAACCGCTCGCTCCTGTTCCTCGGTTACAGCACCTCTTTTGATCCCTGTAGTTAAAATCCCAACACCAATAGGTTTTGTTAAAACAAGGGAATCTCCTGGCCTTGCACCGACATTTTTCCAAAAACGTTCGGGATGTACAATCCCAGTTACAGATAGACCGAATTTCGGTTCCTGATCATCAACAGAATGCCCGCCAACCGTAATCGCACCAGCTTCATTCACTTTATCGGCCGCACCTCTTAAAATCTCAGCCAGCATATCAGGACCTAGTTTTTTCACGGGATAGCCAACGATATTAAGCACTGTTTTTGGCTGACCGCCCATAGCATATACATCACTTAAAGCATTTGCGGCAGCAATTTGACCAAACATGTATGGGTCATCAACAATTGGAGTAAAGTAATCAACAGTTTGAATTAATGCAATAGAATCGGTTAATTGATATACACCAGCATCATCTGATGTTTCATGGCCGACAAGCAGCTCGGGTACTCGTTCTTGCTTTGGTAATAGACGCAAAACTTGCGTCAAGTCCTCTGGACCAATTTTGCAGCCTCAGCCAGCTTTTGTTGACAAGGAAGTCAAACGAATTTTTTCATGCTCGCTCATTATGTCACCTCCACACTCAGTATACCTTTATTTAAAAATTAAATCACAAAATAAATATCAATTGTTTGAGGAAAAAACGTGAATATTATAAAATGGGTCATATATAAAATGTGAAAATTTTAATAGAGGAGGCCGAAATTTGAATAAATTAAATGTCATAATAGAATTTTGCATGATGTGAAATTATGCACCTAAAGCTGCGCGTGCCGCAGAAGAATTACTGACACATTTCCGTCATGATATCGAAAAATTAGAACTCATACCTAGCAAGGGTGGAGTATTTGAAGTGATTGTAAATGACGTAAAAATCTATTCCAAAGATGAAACTGGATTATTCCCAAAAACAAATGATCTTATAGAAATAATTCAGAGCAAAATGGCAGAATAAATCTTCTTCTAAATGGGGAAGGTTTTTTTACATTTACCTATGATAAAATAATATTATTATGTAAACTAAATCCTTTTTCGCCATGAAAGTATGGGGAATTTTGCTAGTAATTAATGATATAATGTTTAGCGTAGATAGGAGTGATAACGATGAAACACTTGCTTAGAAATATTCCCCCTGTACATGAGCTTCAAAAGGAAAATCGGTTTATTATGTTGGCAGAAAATCACGGGATTGATCTTATATATATGACAAATCAGCTAAAAATGGTCCTTTCAAAGATTCGAGAAGAATTGACTTTAAATAAATGGCTCGGCGCAATACCTGGCAGCAGAGATTTCAACGATGAGATTTTTAATAGGCTAGAAACCACCCTTCAAAAACAACTGAATTATACATTAAAAAGGGTGATCAATACGACAGGGACAATCCTTCATACAAATCTTGGCAGAGCACGTTTGAGTGAAAGCGCTGCCCAGCACATGCTTGAAATAGCCCTTCATTATTCCAATTTGGAGTATCAATTAGAGGAAGGGAAGCGCGGCTCTAGGCATAGTCATGTAGAGGCGCTGATAAAGGAGCTAACCGGTGCAGAAGCAGCGATGGTTGTTAATAATAATGCGGCTGCTGTTTATTTGATATTAAAAGCTATAGCAAATAATAAGGAAGTAGTCGTATCACGCGGTCAGCTTGTTGAAATTGGCGGCTCTTTCAGAATCTCCTCAATTATGGAAGAAAGCGGAGCCAAGCTTGTTGAAATTGGGACAACGAATAAAACACATCTGGCTGACTATGAAAATGCCATTACTGAGCAAACAGCGATGATATTAAAAGTACATACTAGTAACTATAAAGTAATCGGATTCACAAAAACGGTTGGAACAGATGAATTAGCAGAGCTGTCTAGGGAAAAAAATATCATTTTGTATGAGGACTTGGGAAGTGGGGCTCTGTATGATTTCCAAAAGCATGGAATTGGTGAGGAACCTGTTGTGAAAGACGTAATCAAGCAGGGGGCTGATCTCGTTTCCTTTAGCGGGGATAAGCTTTTAGGTGGACCGCAAGCAGGAATTATTGCTGGCAAGAAAGAGCTAATAAGCCTTTTAAAAAAACACCAGCTTTCTCGTGTTTTAAGAGTGGATAAAATGACGCTTGCAGCTCTTGAGGGGACCTTGCTGGATTATGTTAAAGGAATGGAAGGCTTAAAGAATATCCCTGTTATTAGAGATATTTTAGTATCACAAAAGGATCTTAAGGCAAGGACAGAGGCCTTTATCAAAAAATTGCAAAGCGTTTCACATCAGTACGACCTTTCAATTAGAGAAAGTTTTGCACAAATAGGCGGAGGAACGATGCCAGAGGTTAGTCTTCCTTCTATTGTTGCTGTCATTAAGCATAATACATGGGGAGCGGAGCAGCTTGCAAAAAAATTAAGAACAGAATTCTCTTCTTCCATTATAGTCCGTATTCAGAAAGAAGAAGTATTAATAGATCTGAGAACTGTTACAAATGAGGAAGAAGTTTATATTATTGAAGCTCTTCAAGCAATATGAGCAAATTTCTTCTCCCTATGAGGTAAAACAGCTGCGGCATAAAAAAGCTGCAGCTGTTTTTTTTCATTACATATCGTGACCAGAATTATGTTTTTGTCTTGTATGATTACGGTTTTTGACCTTTTTAGAGCCGCTTAATGGTTCTGGCTGTCCCGAATTATCTCCTTTAGGTGC from Bacillus sp. DTU_2020_1000418_1_SI_GHA_SEK_038 includes these protein-coding regions:
- a CDS encoding small acid-soluble spore protein P is translated as MNKNDGKDMRKNAPKGDNSGQPEPLSGSKKVKNRNHTRQKHNSGHDM
- a CDS encoding arylamine N-acetyltransferase family protein; translation: MEVQKYLKRLEVEKNSPTLDYLSKLQKYHMEKIPFENLDVTRKVKIELDVCRIYKKVIGHHRGGFCYELNGLFQQLLTKLGFKAHLIACTVNKPTGWAMPNTHAAIMVLLDQPYLVDVGFGDSVRQPVPLTGEERTDVSGTYRVNNAAEGIYDLQRYEEQKWKILYRFADLPKQIGEFTEGCHYNQTSPESTFTHGDIVTIATKTGRITLNGLTVTETKNKQKNKWDLTEEEKKQFLKEAFQITI
- a CDS encoding glycine C-acetyltransferase, whose protein sequence is MSSNTLDVFLKENLEDLRGKGLYNIIDPLESPNGPIIKINGRELINLSSNNYLGLATDERLKEAATEAINKYGVGAGAVRTINGTLELHVKLEEKLAEFKHTEAAIAYQSGFNCNMAAISAVMDKNDAILSDELNHASIIDGCRLSKAKIIRFNHSDMEDLRAKAKEAKESGLYNKIMVITDGVFSMDGDIAKLPEIVKIAEEFDLITYVDDAHGSGVLGEGAGTVKHFGLSDKIDFQIGTLSKAIGVVGGYVAGKQELIDWLKVRSRPFLFSTSLTPADVAASIMAIETLMESTELNEKLWENVNYLKAGLKGLGFDIGDSETPITPCIIGDEVRTQEFSKKLNEAGVYAKSIVFPTVPQGTGRVRNMPTAAHTKEMLDQAIAIYEKVGKEMGVI
- a CDS encoding L-threonine 3-dehydrogenase; this encodes MKKVFITGALGQIGSELTLKLRDIYGADNVIATDIRKNDSEAALSGPFEVVDVTDTKTMIETAKKYQVDTIIHMAALLSATAEKNPVFAWNLNMGGLVNALEAARELNCKFFTPSSIGAFGPSTPKDNTPQDTIQRPTTMYGVNKVAGELLADYYYYKFGVDTRGLRFPGLISHVTPPGGGTTDYAVEIYYEAIKNKHYTSYIAEGTYMDMMYMPDALNAIVDLMEADPSKLNHRNSFNVTAMSFEPEQIAAEIRKSIPEFTMDYQVDPIRQTIADSWPNSLDATAAREEWGFKAEYDLAKMTKDMLEKLRK
- a CDS encoding catalase, encoding MTKNDNQKKLTTAAGAPVVDNQNSMTAGPRGPILLQDVWLLEKLAHFDREVIPERRMHAKGSGAFGTFTVTHDITKYTKAKIFSEIGKQTDMFVRFSTVAGERGAADAERDIRGFSMRFYTEEGNWDLVGNNTPVFFFRDPMQFPDLNHAVKRDPRTNMRSANNNWDFWTSLPEALHQVTIVMSDRGIPKSYRTMHGFGSHTFSMINDENERVWVKFHMRSQQGIENLTDEEAEVLVGKDRESHQRDLYENIENGNFPKWKMYIQVMTEEQARNHPDNPFDLTKVWYKKDYPLIEVGEWVLNRNPENYFAEVEQAAFTPANVVPGISFSPDRMLQGRLFSYGDAQRYRLGVNHHQIPVNQPKCPFHSFHRDGAMRVDGNKGSTIHYEPNSYGEWKEQPKYKEPYLALQGDAGQWDFREDDDNYFEQPGRLFNIMSKEQQQVLFENTARNMNGVERHIQIRHIKHCYQADPAYGEGVAKAIGIPMSEIEVEAKEER
- the selD gene encoding selenide, water dikinase SelD — translated: MSEHEKIRLTSLSTKAGUGCKIGPEDLTQVLRLLPKQERVPELLVGHETSDDAGVYQLTDSIALIQTVDYFTPIVDDPYMFGQIAAANALSDVYAMGGQPKTVLNIVGYPVKKLGPDMLAEILRGAADKVNEAGAITVGGHSVDDQEPKFGLSVTGIVHPERFWKNVGARPGDSLVLTKPIGVGILTTGIKRGAVTEEQERAVTDTMAMLNKAAAEILTAFEPHAVTDVTGFGLLGHGSEMARGSDASLEIYYDNVPLLDGTYKLAEQGIVPGGSKANHKWLIEDVQYENISIESQLILCDAITSGGLLVSMPENQAAAYVTKLHESGMPYASIIGKVVSKQEKLIYVK
- the selA gene encoding L-seryl-tRNA(Sec) selenium transferase: MKHLLRNIPPVHELQKENRFIMLAENHGIDLIYMTNQLKMVLSKIREELTLNKWLGAIPGSRDFNDEIFNRLETTLQKQLNYTLKRVINTTGTILHTNLGRARLSESAAQHMLEIALHYSNLEYQLEEGKRGSRHSHVEALIKELTGAEAAMVVNNNAAAVYLILKAIANNKEVVVSRGQLVEIGGSFRISSIMEESGAKLVEIGTTNKTHLADYENAITEQTAMILKVHTSNYKVIGFTKTVGTDELAELSREKNIILYEDLGSGALYDFQKHGIGEEPVVKDVIKQGADLVSFSGDKLLGGPQAGIIAGKKELISLLKKHQLSRVLRVDKMTLAALEGTLLDYVKGMEGLKNIPVIRDILVSQKDLKARTEAFIKKLQSVSHQYDLSIRESFAQIGGGTMPEVSLPSIVAVIKHNTWGAEQLAKKLRTEFSSSIIVRIQKEEVLIDLRTVTNEEEVYIIEALQAI